The genomic window TGGAGAACAAGGTCCCAGAGAGCCTTAACTGTTCATTTCTGTGTGACCATGAGCACACTTCTTGATTTTTATGTGCCATTCTCTATTTTTATGTCCCATTCTCCTCCAATAtggaagtaataataataatgaagagGACCGTTATACAAATTAAGGATTACCccaaaaatctatttattttcctCACTAGTCACATTTTTTGTCTGTGGTAATATGTAGTAGATTACTTTATGTTCTCTAAAGTTTTCTTAACATATCAAATTTTACACATCTTTACCTTAGCATTTCTATTCTTGCTGTCAGGtatgccccctcccacccactcctctGCCTGAGAAAATCTTATTTATTCTATGATATAACatgaataaaacatttaagaaagtaCCTATCTTGTAGTATATTCCTTTCCattacattttaaattctcttttcttcCCATCAACTTTTAGTAATCATCTGCTATATTAGTTAAGTCTTTCCTCACCTTCTAAGATTTTTACTATGGAGTAATAATAGCTATTATCATTGTTTCTGTTCCTTTCTAGAAACTAAGAAATCTctttaatacaaagaaaaatgttgATGAATCTACTTCTTATCCTAGAGATCTTCAACCAAGCAGTGATAAAGAAGTGACAGTTAAAAATCAATACTTTCCTCAATTGCTCAAGCGGCTTAATCTGGAGGATTATTATCCCAAGAAGATGAACAAAGTTGATTCCTTTTTGATAAATAAGACCTCCTTCCTTAGCATCCAACCAAGAGATGAGAAGGAGCTACCATATCACTTTCTGGAGAAGCTTTTGGTATTAGATTGTCATTTGAGGTACCTAGTTTACAGAAGTAATATAGATACAATTTCTAGTGTGTCCCAGACACTGACAACCACAGAATCAGAAAGTAAGCTCTCAACATTTGAAGACTTTTTCATTATCAAGGAAGCATACTCAACCACAATACAAACTTGCATTCATCCAATGGACATACAAATGGTAATTTTTCACTGTGCAGATGACTTTACAAGACAGTATATTTTAACCAAACTTTCAATTTGTCAATTTGCTCTCCCACTTTTGGTGCCTAATCCCTTTAATTCCCAAATTGAATTCCCTCTTTGGTCTCTCAAGCAAGTCAGGAGAAGCtggaaagaagtggaaaaaatAGGTTGGGAGAAAAAAATTAGGAGCTATGATAACCAACTGATCAGTTGGCAACCTATGCACATTGTGTCTTTCATAAGAATTGGAAAATTTGTCTCTACATCCAAATCACAGATTCTGAATTCACTCCTGAGTAAGGGCAAACATGACAATTTTTTCCACCATCATTTTAGGGAAGGCAACAAAAGCTGTCTACTGATGGAAGGTATAGTAGAAATATGTTGGTTCTGTCCCGGTGGGAGAGCTCAGGACAGATTTGAAAACTGTATTGCCTTCACCAATCTCCATGGAAATGCTGAAACACATGAGAAGCAAGTTAAGTTCTTGCATGAGGTCTCCTCAGTCACTGTGATCCTCCTGTCAATGTCTGatattgaaaaaatgaataattcaatccTGCATGAATTTTGGAATTCACCCAaacctcttgtttgtttgtttgaaaacgTGGAAAATATTATGGATGAGAATTCTGCTCACAAAGTGAGAATTGGTATCAAGAATTTAAATAAGGTAGAATTAGCTGAAAAAATGACAGCAACATTAACACGGCTGCTGAAGAAGTCTAGTTCTCCTTGCAGTTTGAGTAACTGTGCCAACATTGCTAGGAAGTATAAATTTATCATTGATGAGGAACAAAGAGATTGCCAAGAAGCAGGAAGAAAAGCAGACTTTATTGttgatcttttgaaaaaagtgaaattatctCAGATAAAACAAAAGTTACTACCCCTTCAGGGACAATTATGGCATGATTGGTGTAAGAAGGACAAAGAATTGTATCAACTCAGAGAAAAGGGTTACAGGAGCATTGACCAATACAAGAATGAGattgagaaagaaaagcaaaagatacGTTGTGAACAATATCACAACGTTATTAACCTTAATGACCTCATGAGGTCTTTGATTGAAAATCTTCAGTCACACCCAGAGACCCATACAGAGCTCTACTTTCTTCAGGGACTGAGTATGTTAATTGACCAACTAACAATGAAGGACTTAGAAAAACTCCACCAAAGATACCGTTTCTTGTTGACTCAGGTGCAGGCAGAAAAGCAGAAGCAATCAAAAATCGACTCATTCAGACACTGGGAAGCTGAGCTAGAAGATGTTTCCAAAGAGATTAGTGACTCCACTCTAGGAATCGAACATCTCCTTAGAGAGGTGGGCCAGGTCTATGAagctctggaagaagcttcctCCCAAACAAATGCAttgtttctctcccttccccaaatggctgctgacCTGATGATATCTGGGGCTCCCATTGAGCTGATGGATGGGGATGCTTCGTATGTGCCCTTAAAGTGGGTGTCAGCTGTTTTAGACAAGGTTTCTGAGAAACTTGGAGACAAACGTGTGTTTGTTCTTTCTGTCCTTGGCCTGCAGAACTCAGGGAAGTCGACTCTATTGAATGCAATGTTTGGGCTACAGTTCAGTCTCAGTGCTGGCAAGTGTACTCGAGGGGCCTACATGCAGCTCCTGAAGGTGGAAGAGCTGCTCAGGGAACAGTTGGGATTTGATTTTGTGCTTGTTGTGGACTCAGAAGGACTTCAGGCGGCTCCAGAGTTCATTAACAAAGcacagaatgaagaaaatgagttGGCAACTTTTGTCATTGGACTTGGAAACTTAATTCTAATCAATATTTTTGAGAAGAATCTATCAAAAATACAAGATATTCTGCAGATAGTTGTCCACGCCTTTCTCAGGATGAAACAACTGAATATCTCCCCAAGATGCTTGTTTGTTCATCAGAACATAGAAGAAATTATAGATACAAATCAAAGTATGGAAAGGCGAAGGTGGCTGCAGGAAAGATTGGATAAAATGGCACTTGATGCAGCCAGATATGAACAGTGCTCAGATGTATGCCAGTTCAGTGATGTCATTAAGTTTGATGTCAAGACCCATATCCATTACGTAGCTCACCTCTGGGAAGGtcatcctccaatggcccctCCCAACCCCTGCTACAGCCAAAATGTTCAGCAGTTGAAAAGCAGGATTCTTAAGCATGCCAAAGAAGAATGCAGGGGAAGTATTTTGAAGATCTCAGAACTTAAAGTCCGGATACGGGATTTATGGAAAGCCTTACTGAATGAGAACTTTATCTTTAGGTTCAGGAACACCCAGGAAGTCTTAGCTATGCATAAATTGGAGAACATCTATAGCAGGTGGTCCTGGGAGCTGAGAAGTTACATGCTGGACCTGCAGAATCAGCTGATCAAACAGATACAGGATGAGGAAGTTGTAGAGTTCCAGAGAAGCTCAGTTGAGAATCTAGTTGTGGAAAAGCATGaaactattaggcaagaaattGAAAAGTATTTTAGAGAAGACAAGGATAGAGATATACTGGCTCAGTGGAAAGGGAAAATTGAAGATGGCTGGAAGAATCTTAAAGAGGAACTTATAGTAGAGACCATGAGAAAATGTGAGGCTATAATAAGTGGAAAGAAAATGCAAGCCCTTCTAAATGAgcaaaaagtaaaatttgaaCATAAATTATTGGAAAAAATCAGAGTGATCGCTAAGTTCCCCAACAGCAAAGAGTTTCATGATAATGAACTGAGAGATATGTTCAACAAGGTGTGGTCAGAGAACAGCTCCATTCTACTGCCTCCCGCAGTTCCATTTGCTAAAGATCCTGATATTGAAATTGAGCTAGAGAATATTCTTCTAGAGCATTTTAAACAGCATCCCAATATTGTCAACAAAATAAGGTATCGTGATACAAGGAAAACATTTTCTATCAATTATTCTAAACATGTCATCACTTCTCAAAAGTTCCAAGTATATGGACCACTTATGAAAGAGTCTGACAAGGATATCATAAATAAAACAACAGCTCAAATTATGGAAATGGTTAAAGAAATCATACACAAAAGAGAACAACAGAACGAGGGATACAGTGCTAGTTACTTCCATGAAATTCTATGGGTGATTCATACTGAGACAGAGGCTGCATCTCAAAGAGGCACATTCATGTTAACAACCAGATACAAACTGGAACTTGCTCTAGAGTTATTCCAAGAGGCAGcaaaccattttaaaaagatgcacattgcatttaaaaaagcaaacaacccTGTTTTAAATCTTGAAACTAAAAAAGAGGAattttttactaattttaaaCTGTCCTACAAAAACTGCCAAAACATTGGTTGATCTCTTCAGTGCAAAGAATGTCTGCTATGTTATGAATTAAACTAAACATTGAGAAAGCTTATCAATTCCTCACCTActttttctattctctttcaTTCCCTTGTGTAATGAACATTTTTTGTAACTCATACAACCTCAACCAatgtgggtgggcatttggcaaagcagttaagatgctgcttgggaatcctggatcccatattgaagtaactgagttcaagttccagctttaCTCCCAagtacagtttcctgctaatacacaccctgggaggtagcaattgATTgctacttgggtctctgccacctggcggggtatgtgtgtgtgcaagtgtgtgtgtgtgtgtgtgtgtgtgtgtgtatgtctacccttttcaataaataaatttagaaagaaaCAACCATTCAGTTAAGCACTATCATTTGTATCTACTCTGGAAGTTTTAGAATTAGTACATGATTCTGTAAGTAACCTCCAAACTACCGTCTGTCAaagtttaaatgaaatatttgtagAAGTAATACAAGACATGTAATTCACTATTTTGATTAACTAACATATAAAGTAATACAAATATATacaccaaacaaaaataaaaaggaaagtttaAGAACCAATAATATATTGAGTTCCATTCCTTCTTACCTTCTTTTTCTTTGGGATATTCCTTCATTCATTTGTGTAATTCTCAGTTGAGTACCTGCTATGACCCAGGGATTTCCATAAGTGTTGGGGATATAGGGCATTAAAGCACATAGCCTCTGATTGTATGCAAAATAGCAAAAATTACTCTTATATTTCCCTTGGATCATTTATAAAGTTCATATGTACTACTGCCATCTTGTGGTCATATGCTTTTTGCTTGCTCAGTCCCAAGTCCTTCAAACTCCCTACTCTGGAATACTTACTTTATTCAAGCATAGCTGGAGAGGAAGAAATGTTATTGCCTACACAAATGATAAGATTGGAGTGATTAAGTGGAGATATGAAGGCACAGAGGAGTAAGGCTTAGTTTAACCTATCTTGGGAGATCTTTCAGAAAATGCCTTTAAATTGATGGAGATGAGACCTGAGCCAAATCTAGAATATTGAAAACTAccaagtagaaaaaaagaaaattgaggcagagggaagagcttgGACCCCTTATGGAAGTAAAATTCACTGGTAAGTTTAAATCACAAATTGTAAGTAGGACCAAGCAGGAAATTAACTTAGACAATTAGGCAGGTGTTGTGTTATACAGATTTAATTCACTTTTACaaagatatttcattttattttatcttggctggttttttttttgaaaaataataattattttggataatttctttttgtctcttcagAGTTACCCTCACCCCTCTACACTCTGCCTTGTGCACCATGAAGGTAATCCTGATGCCTTGAATCCAGTAGCCTACTCTGCCTTCTGATAACAAGTTGAGTTTGGCCATTGGGAGGTACTTCCAGGATACTGGGAGTTGGGGGGAGGAATGGAAATCATGGTTTTCATTCCTCTAGATCCTTATCAGTGAGCTCAGGTCAGTAGTGCCCCTTTCCTGCAAACAGAGgtatttctgaatttctttttccttttctagcTCTTGGAGTTTCACCAGACATTTAACCCTATCTTTATAAGGAACCCCTTTACTACATTTGATTAATAGACCCTATATAATACACCATATTTTTGCGTGTAGTCTAAGtacattcatttttatagctgtatACTATCCTGTATATTTAAGATGTGTTGCAGATTATTATTGTCAACTCTCTACCAAATCCTTTTAAATTGGTTTTGCATATGGGAGAGTGAGGAGCTATTTCTTTTACACCAGATGCTGATGAATGGAGGGGCACATTTCTTTTTACTCAGAATATTCAGCTAGCTGAAAATTTTTACTGAAATGTGAGTAATAGGAGACACTCCCAATCTACTTGAATAAAGACATGAAAGCATATTTTCAGAacctgaaaatgcatattaaatgaAGGCTGATACAATGTTGACAATGCAAGCAACATTGGGGTGGTTGTATGATAATACTGAAGCTTTTCCGAAATTACGCTTTTGTCCACAAATCATAATCAATGCTGTTATAAAAGGGACCCTAGTGCTTGTGCTCCTAATGTGACTTTATTGTTGGGAGATATAAAGGGAGctattttccctctctttcagccCAAAACATGAACCCAAACTGGTTAAAAGCTTAGCATTTTTcaatagaaagaaaacaataaatgttaatgAGACAAAAATACTTCAGAAGAATTGagctaaatgaattaaaaaatgagatgaaaaccAAGATAGATtaactactataattttaaaacactctAATACAAGAACTCAATTTATTCTCTCCTCAAAGAATGTTGAAAATACGATGATTATATAAAGATGGATTGCAATTCactcagaataaaataaaacaaattaaactgGTACAAGATAAATGAGATTATAAACCAGGGAGATGGAAAGGCCAGGATCTCTTGGCATAAGTCCTAGCAGAAATCTAGAAAGCTGAGCTAGTAGACATAAACTGGCATAGGTATGATAAATTCTTCATTGGGGTTACAGAACACCAATATACAACATGCTATCTCAGCAATGAAAAGATAAAgggaaaaattattaaattcaaGAGATGTTATGGTAGCAACAATGAAAGGCTTGCTGATGAAAATATGGATCAAAGTAAAAATGCACATAAAGCAAAATGTATGGATTGGCTTTACTCCTTACAGAATAAATGGCTCTTTTTTACATAAACTACTGGGGAAATAAATGCTGTGCAAGATGATAACCTTTAAAATCACCTAAGCTGAGCCAAGTagttaatttaaaacaataatggACTCCAAAATATCAAGTAATTTGACTCAAAAATATGTTAGATACATGGGCATAAGTCTCtgaaattttcttatttagtAATTTAGTATGGTCTAACTGtgtcaaaaaatgacctacatgaaacatctctgtgagtgagatcccagtagaaagaaggggccagctaagaaggaggtacctttctctgaagggaggcgagaatttccattttgatatggccctgtctaaataatgtcggagtttgtgaactcaagaggcttccacagccttggcagctcatgacaagagccttgggtgattactgacatcataaataagagtgtcaattgttaaatcaacaacaggagttactatGCACTTGCTCCTTatgtaagacctctgtctttaatgtgttgtactatgagaattaacagtaaaactagtactcaaacagtactttatactttatgtttctgtgtgggtgcaaactgttgaaatctttacttagtatagagttgatcttctgtatataaagataattaaaaatgaatcttaatgaagaatgggatgggaaagggagtaggaggtaggatggtttgggggtaggagggtgggtatgggtgaaagaaccactataatccagaagttgtacttacaaaatttatatttattaaataaaagctttatattaAAATCCGTATGGCCTATACAGAAAGATACATCCTAGAAAATGAATAAGGATCAACCTTAGTTCATAATGGTATAAATAATGTTAAGGGAGATAGGTATTTGGTGAGGAATTTGGGCTActaatttcttttctatttctgtttcaaaaagaaaagaaagccaattTTCATTCATGTGAATGGACCGCAGTAGACACTTACTGTATTCCCacaagattattttaatttttctgtttaacTTTTCTGTTTAATGGCAGAACATGATGAGAATTGACTTGGACCAGATtcaattaaaagtatttttattcattatgttGATAATGTAATGTCAGTATCTCAATCTGAAGGCAAAATTTTCACTGAATTACAAATCATATGACCACCAGAGAATGACTGATTAACCCAAATAAGATATAGCCAATGGTGTGATGGTAAAATTCTCAAGCATTACAGGATGACTAATGATATCTTTCAGAGAACCAAAAGTGTTGTTTTGTCTTTGTTAGCTCCAGTTTAAAACAAGAGTCACAAAACTGATCATGTTTGGTTTCTGAAGAAATCTTATTAAACTTCACTAGCTGTTATTCACAAAGTTAGCAGGGAACAAACTGAATTTAAGTGGGGACTTGAGTTACAATAGGCTTTCTTACAGTTTCAAGTACAAAACCCAATGAAGTCTTTTATGACAGGGCAAGTTCCTTGGTCTAATATTGAAAGTCTTGGCTAGGTACCACCATGGTAATTATATCCTTTGGCAAGAGCCGTTGGCTACCACACAATGGCAATTActaaaattttgaattaaaaactTTGTGTCTACAGTATGCATTTCCCCAGATGGAAGGCCTGGCTAGTCTTTTATTGAGCTTTATACTAAAACCTCTTCaattatgaaagaagataaaatattttgggACCTAACATATGTACATCCTAGGGTATGATTGATCATCATGCTAGTAGAGGAAAGTTGTGTCATTAAATGTTAATGCATATTTAAGAACACACAATAGTGGAGACTAGTGGTGACATGCAGTGCATACACAAGGAGGTGGCTTTTATACCTTTAGTCCCTGCATTATATCCCCTAGAGGACTACCTAAGCCCCAACAGAAAAGATTGCTTTCTATGATCAGTTTCTAGATAACAAATTTAAACAAAAGGCATAGTTTAGGGATGAGAGCTCAATAGTAGACCAGAAGACATCAAGCCTTGAAAGTAACTTCACTGCAATTGGTTTAAGCTTTGAGAGAGAAGAGCAAGCTAAACTCAATGAAGAGAACTAACAAAAATGTTCCTATGGCATCAGAATAATGTAATAGCAATAATTTGTTATTATAAGTGATGGTGGTATGAATTTTTATCAGTTCTTTTACATTAGCCAGCAAATTGACAATATAATCCAGAAAACAAACATCAAGTGATTGAAAGATAAATGAAGCTCTTTGTTATGGGAAAATGTATGAATTTtgagaagaaatattaaaatgaaggCCATCAAAGTTAATTATCAAACCCTTTTGTGTAATGTGATGTACCCCTTGACTTGATGTCATTGAAAGGGCACTTTATTTATGCAGTATTTTTTGCAATAATCCATAACCCCAATCTAAACACCAGAGAAATCCAAtccagagaaatttaaaaaaataatttgccaaTACTCTTTGAAAAGGTtaagccaaaaaaaaatcaaagacagagAAACTGTCACAGACCAAAGGAAATATACATGATAACTAAATATAATATGGCCCTACAAGATAAAAAGCGGAAATTGGAAAGAGTGGGGAAATTGGAAGAATTCATATAAAGTCTAAAGTAGTTTAGTGCTAACATAATTATGTGAGATGTTGACATTAAAGTTGTGGTAAGTGACATGGAAGATAAAATTGAGAAATTCAGTCAACAGCTCAAAGTAGAAGGAAAATATAACTGGTTGCTCACTggggaaatcttttttaaaatcttcctttcctttcctttcctttcctttcctttcctttcctttcctttcctttcctttcctttcctttcctttcctttcctttcctttcctttcctttcctttcctttcctttcttccctttcttttttcttcctttcttatttgaaaggaagagaaacagtgaTAGACAAAGAGATAtattccttccactagttcactccccaaatgcccacgactgccaaggctgggccaggctgagagcaggagccccagattcaagccaggtctcccacgtgggctgcagggatccaagtacctgagccatctcttgcttctcagcaggaagctgaagaagcagagtcaggatttgaactcaggcactttacTATGGtatatgggcatctcaagcagtgtcttaaccattacacCAAAATGCCTACCCCCGTTAGGCAATTCTTTATGGGAAGGCTGTCTTTGCATTGGCCTTGGAAGGACAAGATAAGCAgacttagtttttcttttctcagaGTTTTATATGAGTACATTCCTCAACTCTTGTACTTATCATATTTTAATATCAATGTTCACTTGCATATATATCTCCTTAGCCTTACCCCCAGAAAAATACAGTTTGTGTAGTCAAGGGAAAACTTATTCATCCTATATTTCCTTGATATTAATACAAGGGCATCACATATAACAGATGTTCAGTAAAGACCTCCATAAGTCTTcaggaaagagaaatctttccttCAGCCATCGCTTATCTCTTTTCGGAAGTGTCCTTTGGAGATGAATAGAGAAGAAAGAAGCAGGAGGCATTTTAACAGGAAGGCATGGAATATATCAGTTATCTCTGTATTCTAGGTCCGGAAGGACTACAGACAAACAAGGTGCTGTGATGGGACAAATGCCCAAGGAGCAgtaggagaaaaacagagagtgaCTTAGAGGAAGTGAAAGTTATTGTTCCACAAACTTGACCTTCATGCATGCCTCTTGAGAGAGCATGGCTGTAGTGgtttctcctcttttcttctaGATGACCAATCTGAGAGGCCGGGAGAAAGACCTGGGAAACAAATGTGAAAGACAAAGCCTAATAAAAGGCAACCTAAGCACTGAACTCTAAAATTTAAGTggttatcacttttttttaaagatgcatttatttatttcaaaggcagaattacagagaggcagaggcagagagacagagataaaggtcttccatccactggtttactccccagatggccaaaacagccagatctgtgcaatccaaaaccaagagtcaggagcaaggagctgtttccggatctcccatgggggtgcagaggccccttgggccaacttctactgctttcccaagtcaatagcagggagctggatcagaagtggagcagccgggactcaaaccagtacccatatgggatgctggtgctgcaggtagtggactacccactatgccacagcagcggcctGGGTTCTCACTTCTGAACTCCATCTCATTTTCATCTTCATCGCAGATACAAATGAGCTTTATAGCAGAAATCCAAAAACCCTCAGGTAGTGATAAGCCACAGCTTATCTTGTCCATGGAAATATTCTTACTGGATATAAATTAGACACAAAAGGAAAATGATGCAAAAGCAAGCGAGGTGATTAGCTCTGGTATAGATACtagaaaaagtgaataaaaaatttttttagaaaaaatatcagGCATTTGAACATGTATGTTGTAACTTACTGAGTGGAATagttactgtttttttcttttattgagatTTATTTCAGAGGGTAACAGATCAATGTTTGTTGAGTGCCATAATTAATCTGGTCTATTCTTTCTTGGATACATTTTATACCTGGCAAATTCTCTACCTGGctctggccacattccccatcaGAACCTTTTAGGGATGCCAAGAAGCCGAATGAAGCCAATTGTATATTTTATCATTGTTATTCTATTATCCTTTTGAAAGCTTCCTAAATCCTATGAGTTGAATTGATGGTGAGCTTCATGTTTGCCAGCCTTCTTAAATTTATTGCTAGAACATGGGCTCTAAAGACTCTGATTCTAAAAGCCTGTGCTCTAATGTACTAGTTctggattggaaaggaagaagaatgctGATAAAAGCACTGTGATAAGGAATCTgacactttttttattattatttgactaCCAACAATTTTAAGCTTCACCCTTCTTTCCCCAAATACCCGACATCTGGGCAAGCTGATGAGAAAGCCTACAGGCTTCCTCCTTTAGTACATTATGCAAATCACACAAGTCCCTGCTTCTTATAAGAACTCTGATGGACCTCTGTACCACCCTTAACCATGGTAAGCATCCAAGTTAGTGCCATATCCCTACTTTCTCAAACTATTTCAGATTTGCTTGAGAGGCCTGCCCTGCTATACAGACAGATCTCAATTATGTAAGTA from Oryctolagus cuniculus chromosome 1, mOryCun1.1, whole genome shotgun sequence includes these protein-coding regions:
- the LOC100339126 gene encoding interferon-induced very large GTPase 1 isoform X2, whose product is MGTTLKACLLSILEDLIEEELVKFKFQLTNIDLAEGYNHVPRGTLQQANAVKLADLLIQYYGEEYSNTVTQQVLKAINQRSLAEKLCQSMEKVGSSTGKSTKKTNKRKQETEAGPDEDKIKQKIPKKLRNLFNTKKNVDESTSYPRDLQPSSDKEVTVKNQYFPQLLKRLNLEDYYPKKMNKVDSFLINKTSFLSIQPRDEKELPYHFLEKLLVLDCHLRYLVYRSNIDTISSVSQTLTTTESESKLSTFEDFFIIKEAYSTTIQTCIHPMDIQMVIFHCADDFTRQYILTKLSICQFALPLLVPNPFNSQIEFPLWSLKQVRRSWKEVEKIGWEKKIRSYDNQLISWQPMHIVSFIRIGKFVSTSKSQILNSLLSKGKHDNFFHHHFREGNKSCLLMEGIVEICWFCPGGRAQDRFENCIAFTNLHGNAETHEKQVKFLHEVSSVTVILLSMSDIEKMNNSILHEFWNSPKPLVCLFENVENIMDENSAHKVRIGIKNLNKVELAEKMTATLTRLLKKSSSPCSLSNCANIARKYKFIIDEEQRDCQEAGRKADFIVDLLKKVKLSQIKQKLLPLQGQLWHDWCKKDKELYQLREKGYRSIDQYKNEIEKEKQKIRCEQYHNVINLNDLMRSLIENLQSHPETHTELYFLQGLSMLIDQLTMKDLEKLHQRYRFLLTQVQAEKQKQSKIDSFRHWEAELEDVSKEISDSTLGIEHLLREVGQVYEALEEASSQTNALFLSLPQMAADLMISGAPIELMDGDASYVPLKWVSAVLDKVSEKLGDKRVFVLSVLGLQNSGKSTLLNAMFGLQFSLSAGKCTRGAYMQLLKVEELLREQLGFDFVLVVDSEGLQAAPEFINKAQNEENELATFVIGLGNLILINIFEKNLSKIQDILQIVVHAFLRMKQLNISPRCLFVHQNIEEIIDTNQSMERRRWLQERLDKMALDAARYEQCSDVCQFSDVIKFDVKTHIHYVAHLWEGHPPMAPPNPCYSQNVQQLKSRILKHAKEECRGSILKISELKVRIRDLWKALLNENFIFRFRNTQEVLAMHKLENIYSRWSWELRSYMLDLQNQLIKQIQDEEVVEFQRSSVENLVVEKHETIRQEIEKYFREDKDRDILAQWKGKIEDGWKNLKEELIVETMRKCEAIISGKKMQALLNEQKVKFEHKLLEKIRVIAKFPNSKEFHDNELRDMFNKVWSENSSILLPPAVPFAKDPDIEIELENILLEHFKQHPNIVNKIRYRDTRKTFSINYSKHVITSQKFQVYGPLMKESDKDIINKTTAQIMEMVKEIIHKREQQNEGYSASYFHEILWVIHTETEAASQRGTFMLTTRYKLELALELFQEAANHFKKMHIAFKKANNPVLNLETKKEEFFTNFKLSYKNCQNIG
- the LOC100339126 gene encoding interferon-induced very large GTPase 1 isoform X1; this encodes MTEVVFTPKGKRLRKFLRIELHIMGTTLKACLLSILEDLIEEELVKFKFQLTNIDLAEGYNHVPRGTLQQANAVKLADLLIQYYGEEYSNTVTQQVLKAINQRSLAEKLCQSMEKVGSSTGKSTKKTNKRKQETEAGPDEDKIKQKIPKKLRNLFNTKKNVDESTSYPRDLQPSSDKEVTVKNQYFPQLLKRLNLEDYYPKKMNKVDSFLINKTSFLSIQPRDEKELPYHFLEKLLVLDCHLRYLVYRSNIDTISSVSQTLTTTESESKLSTFEDFFIIKEAYSTTIQTCIHPMDIQMVIFHCADDFTRQYILTKLSICQFALPLLVPNPFNSQIEFPLWSLKQVRRSWKEVEKIGWEKKIRSYDNQLISWQPMHIVSFIRIGKFVSTSKSQILNSLLSKGKHDNFFHHHFREGNKSCLLMEGIVEICWFCPGGRAQDRFENCIAFTNLHGNAETHEKQVKFLHEVSSVTVILLSMSDIEKMNNSILHEFWNSPKPLVCLFENVENIMDENSAHKVRIGIKNLNKVELAEKMTATLTRLLKKSSSPCSLSNCANIARKYKFIIDEEQRDCQEAGRKADFIVDLLKKVKLSQIKQKLLPLQGQLWHDWCKKDKELYQLREKGYRSIDQYKNEIEKEKQKIRCEQYHNVINLNDLMRSLIENLQSHPETHTELYFLQGLSMLIDQLTMKDLEKLHQRYRFLLTQVQAEKQKQSKIDSFRHWEAELEDVSKEISDSTLGIEHLLREVGQVYEALEEASSQTNALFLSLPQMAADLMISGAPIELMDGDASYVPLKWVSAVLDKVSEKLGDKRVFVLSVLGLQNSGKSTLLNAMFGLQFSLSAGKCTRGAYMQLLKVEELLREQLGFDFVLVVDSEGLQAAPEFINKAQNEENELATFVIGLGNLILINIFEKNLSKIQDILQIVVHAFLRMKQLNISPRCLFVHQNIEEIIDTNQSMERRRWLQERLDKMALDAARYEQCSDVCQFSDVIKFDVKTHIHYVAHLWEGHPPMAPPNPCYSQNVQQLKSRILKHAKEECRGSILKISELKVRIRDLWKALLNENFIFRFRNTQEVLAMHKLENIYSRWSWELRSYMLDLQNQLIKQIQDEEVVEFQRSSVENLVVEKHETIRQEIEKYFREDKDRDILAQWKGKIEDGWKNLKEELIVETMRKCEAIISGKKMQALLNEQKVKFEHKLLEKIRVIAKFPNSKEFHDNELRDMFNKVWSENSSILLPPAVPFAKDPDIEIELENILLEHFKQHPNIVNKIRYRDTRKTFSINYSKHVITSQKFQVYGPLMKESDKDIINKTTAQIMEMVKEIIHKREQQNEGYSASYFHEILWVIHTETEAASQRGTFMLTTRYKLELALELFQEAANHFKKMHIAFKKANNPVLNLETKKEEFFTNFKLSYKNCQNIG